Below is a genomic region from Telmatobacter sp. DSM 110680.
GTTGTCGAGCCGCATGACGGTCAATGCCCCGAACGCACGCGTATAGAAGTCAACTGCGGCGGCACTGCGACGAACGTACAGCATGGTGGTGATAGTTGTTTCCAGTTTCTTGTCGGTAGACACGGAACCTGCCATTGAAATTCTCCATGGTAGTTTTGCCGATAAGAGTGGTGGTCGTTTGCGTCAATACGCCTGCAGTTGATCGAGGGGCAGGCGCACGCGGAAACAGGTTGATCCCGGATCGGAGCGCACGCTGAGATGTCCGCGATGTTTGCGAACAATACGCATGGCGTTGTCAAGGCCAAGACCGAGACCCTGTCCAGGCGCCTTCGTAGTGAAGAATGGCTCGAAGATGCGATCCTGCAACTCAGGGGGAATACCGGGTCCTGTGTCCCAGATTTCCACCAGCATCATTTCACCTTCGAGACGGCAAGTAAGGCGCAGTTTGCCGCCGTTCCCGGATTCAGAGAGGGCATCCAGCGCGTTCTCAATCAGCGCTGTCCATACCTGATTCAACTCGCTGCCGTAGGCGCTGATGCGGGGTAGATCGGGTTCGTAGTTTCGCTCGATCTCAATATTTTGCATGCGAGACTGGAGCATCTGGATGGTGGCATCGAGGCCTGCCGCCACATCAACTTCCAGAATCGGCGCGCGATCCATATAGGAGTACGCCTTCACGGCACTGATCAAGTCGAAGATGCGAGCGGTGGAGTTCAATAGCGTGTCCACCGATCTGGTGGACCTCAAGTAGCGCGCGAAGTATTGCAGCGAAATGCATGTTTCGTTGGCGCCAATGAGTGTGCGAAGTTCCTCAAGATCGGAGACGTGTGTTCGCTGTTCAGCGAGCTGAGCTGCAACCTCCCAGGCTCCGTCACAGGGTAACGCGGTGAGCCATGCTCGCAGATCTTCTTCTAACTGGATTTGCTGGCCTGTGTCGCGCGGATCGTGCCGGGAGGACCGGCTCAGGACTTTTTGCTCCCAGGCTTCCACGCCTTGAATCTGCTCGTCTGAAAGACATAGATTAACGAGCTTGAATCGGTTTTCACGATTCGACCTCAGTTCCATGACGAGACTCGAGGCTGCACGCTGGGCCGCAGATGCGGGGTTGTTGAGTTCATGTGCCAGATTGCCCGCGAGCTTGCCCAAAGCGTTGAGCTTCTCTGCCTGCTGCTCAATGCGCGTGACTTCGCGGACGCGATCGAGGAGTGTGGAAACAACGCGCTGCGTCATGGACGGAATGGCTGCGAGCATCTCAGGGAAAGTCTCTTTACGGATGAGGAGAGCCCAGACAGGCGTCACGGCAAATCCCTGTCCGCCGGAGGTTTTCATGCGCGAAAAGGGCAGCAGTCCGGTCATCTGTCCGGCGCGGCCTATGAACAACTCCATCGGTCCGCCGCGCTGGCGTCGCACGTGAATCTCACCTTTGAGGATGAGGATCATGCGGTCGGCGGGCTGGCCCTCTTCAAAAAGGATGTCGCCGGGCTGTCCAACGATCTCCTCGCCGTGTTGCGCGAGCCAGAGGCGGTCTTCGAACGGCAAGCCCTGCAGTGGTCCGACACGATCGAGGGCCGCCGCGATAGTCTCAGCAGGCGTAGGACAGACAGGCGCGGTCAAGGTAGGGGAGAGCATCCTGAACCTCCGGCTTATGCACGTTCAGGATAGCCCATGCCCCAGTCACAACCTGTTAAGAACTGTTGTGAAGCGGTCCGGGATCAAGGCGAACGGCGAATCGCCGAGCCCGAATTGCGGCACGGCAGTTGCGGCGATGCTATGATGGGCGGTTTGTAATTCTCTGCCAGGAAATTCATTATGTTCCGCAATATCTTTTCTGTGCTGCTTCTTCTTTCTTCGACACTTATCGGACTCGGTGAGACTTCGGCTGCCGGCTTCGCTGACGCCACGAAAGTATTTCGACTCGACGGTGCAGTGCTACCTATGCTTTCGATGTGAATGCGCGAGGAGGCAGGAAGGGCGAGGGGTTTCGCGTTTGAAGCGGAACGGGCTTGATGCCAACGCAAATTTATGCGGTTTCGCCAATTGGAGGCGCGCTTCTTGAGGGGAAGATGTTCATTTTCGAGAGCGAAACCGAGACTTCGCGAGGGGCGTAGTCATTTTCCAACCTATAACCAGAATCAGGGGGATTTCATGTCGCGTCGCATCATCATCGCAACTGTAATCGCATCGGTGTGTCTTGCCGCCAGCGGCACAACGGGGCTGGCCCAAGCGAATGACGAAGCAGCTACCAAGGCCCGCCTTGAACAGATTGCGAACTCGTATACACCAAATCACGCATTTATGGGTACGGTGCTCGTGGTTGAGGGCGATCATGTGCTTCTCGACAAGGGCTACGCAATGGCCAGCCTGGAGTGGCAGGTTCCTAACACGCCGGAGACCAAGTTTCGGCTTGGGTCGTTGACCAAGCAGTTCACTGCAACGTTGATACTGCTGCTGCAGCAGGACGGCAAGCTGAGCATCAGTGATCCCATCAGCAAGTACTTGCCGGACTCGCCGCCGGCATGGGCAAAAATCACTCTGGCCAACCTGCTTGGACATACCTCCGGAATCCCAAGTTTTACGGGCTTCAAGGAGTTTCACACCTGGAGCATGAGCGCGCACACGCCTGATGAGGAGATTGCACTTTTTCGCGATAAGCCGCTCGACTTTGAGCCGGGGAGCAAGTTCGATTACAGCAACTCCAACTTCATTGTGCTCGGAGTTGTCGTTGAGAAGGTGAGCGGAAAGAAGTACGTTGACCTGCTGCGCGAGCGGATTTTCGATCCTCTGGGCATGAAGGACACGGGTTTGGATTCTGATGAACTGGTGTTACCGAAACGTGCCGTGGGATATATGCCGGGACCGCATGGGGTAGAGGTTGCGCGTTCAGAGTCGATGTCGATTCCCTGGTCAGCCGGGGCCATCTACTCCACCACGGGCGATCTACTGAAGTGGGAGCACGGTTTGTTCGGTGGCAAGGTTTTGAGTGCTGATTCACTGAAATTGATGACGACCCCCGGCAAAGGCGACTACGGTCTCGGTGTCTTCATTGCGAATCGCGATGGAGTACGCGTGGTCAGCCATGGCGGCGGAATTGAAGGCTTCAATACGAATCTTATGTATGCGCCGGAAAAGCAGATCGCCGTCGTCGTTCTCAGCAATGTTAACGGCGGCGCACCTGATTCAATGGGCAATCAACTGATGGACACTGTTCTCGGTAAGCCCGTAGTTCTTGCAACCGAACGCAAGGCGGTGCCGATCACGAAAGAAGAGCTGGCGAAATTTGCCGGTGTCTACGATCTGGCGCCAACGTTTTCACTCACCATTGCCGTCAGCGGCGATCATCTGACCGGGCAGGGAACCGGACAGCCTTCCACCAACCTGATGTACCAGGGCGTGAAGGACGGACATCCTACATTTTTTGTAGCGCAAGTTGGGGCCGATATCGAATTCGTGCCTGACGCCAGCGGAGCCATTACTTCGCTCATCCTCCATCAGGGAGGGCAGAACATTCCTGCCAAGAAGCACTGACGAGCCGTGAAGAGGTGGTCAGGGATTCTAAAGCCCGGAGAGGCACAGGGGCCTGTACGGCTTATTTCGCGCCTTTTGCTTTGTATCCCTGCCACACGTATTCCAGTGCTTCGGGAAGGGTTTGCGCCTTCACCGCGCGGTCGACGTGGCCTGCATTTACTGCGAACACAAACTGATAGTGATACTTTTTCGCAGCCAGGACTTTGGCCATGCGCTCATTGGCTTCTACCCAGTCGTGCATGTTGTCGTGCATTACGTTGGGATTGAAAAGGTCTCGGTCGCCGACTTCCATCCAGATACGGATCGGCATGCGCTTGCTTTCCGGAATCAGATGCTCGTGAAACTCCCACGCGCCGTGCGGCGACTTCGGATCATAGGGCCACTGCTGATTCACGTATGTGCCTGAATATGTCAGCACGCGATGATAAAGGTCGGGATGATACCAGGCCATGATCAGAGCGCAGGACCCACCGGAACTGCCGCCCATGGTGGCGCGACCATCGGGGTCATGGGTGAGCTTGACGTGGGCTTCGCTCTCGACGCGGGGCAGCACCTCATTCTCAACGAATTCCGCGTAGCGACCGGACATGGTGTCGTACTCGAGGCCGCGCTCGCTGCCTTGCGCGTCGCCGCTCCCGTTGCCGATGGAGATGGCGATCATGGCAGGCAGCTTGTGCGCGGCGATCATGCTGTCGAGCGCGGTGAACAGCATGCGGTCGGTGCCATCGGCGCCGACGATGAAGGGGGCTACGCTGCCAGGTACATAGGCCTTGGGTACGTAGACGGCTACCTTGCGCGTGTAGGGAGCGGGATGGCTGGTGGTGATGATGAGTTTTGCGGGATCGTTTGGATCGGAGGTGCCAAAGGTGCCTTTGTCGCGGGCAATGCCGGGGTAGTACTTGCTGTCGGCGGAGTTCATCGTGAATTCGACGACGGAGCCGTTGGCGAGATCGGGCGCGGACATTTCCGGTGCCGATGGATGGGTGGGGCCGATGATGAAGTTTCCGTCAGCGTCGGCGGGTGGGACGGTGCCGTCGGGCAGTTGTTTCGCGTCGACGTAGCCGGGGGTGTGTGCATCCCGAGTAGGAAACGTCGGACGCGCGGCTGCCGGTGGCGTTTGTGGTGCAGCTGGCACCTGGGCGAATCCGACAATCGCGGAGGCAAGGAAAACTAACGCTGATGCTCGAGGAAGAAGTTTCATTGCGATTGATCTCTCTTGTGCTCGGTGTTTTCCAGTGTATGGCAGTCCCGTTGCGCAACCAGATTGTTGCATATACCCCCTCTCCCCCCCGACTCTGGATGCAAAATCGTCCCAGGTAAAGACTTACATTGAGCGTAGGCCTGCAAATTACTCTTTCCGTGTGACTTAGCCGCAGATTCCTCTGGGTATTGGAGTTAGCTGGAAAGGAGTTCAGATCAGTGAATCAGGATGGCGGAGCGACTTGCGAGTGAATCGATTCCACGCCTTCCATTGTGCCTGAGAGCGGCTTAATTACCTGCAAATGCGGGTGGTGAATTTTACGAGCTGAATGAATGAGTTAGCGGAAAAGGTCGCGCGAGGTTCTTGACTGCGTTCGTGCGCAGAAACTCCAGGGCGGATATCACTTCGGGATCGCATAGAAGAACTGCAAATCGCGGTGTGAACTGACGTGCCTCATTACCCCAGCGCATATTGCGGCCCAATGATGAAACGGCCGATGGTTCAGCTTCGAGAGTGAAGATCTGGCAAAGGGAAGAGTTGCCCACGATCCGCTCGCTGAACAAAGTTTGCGTCGTGACTTGGATGAGCCACGAGCTTGAACTTCACCCTCGTTGTGTGTAGGGTGCTGAGGATGAGGAATTAAGGACTATGGAACTGCGGCATGGCTGGCGTTTGCTGGCGATTGCGTGTGGCGTTTTCTTTTTCGGCACTCTCGGCAGCTTTGGGCAGGAATGCCGGGTGACCACGACAGTGCGCGTGCGGAGCGATCCCGGGACGTCTGCAGTGAGTCTGACGTCAGAACAGTTGACCGCGAAGATTGGCGCGAACCCGGCGAGGGTCATTTCGGTCACAAATGCGCAGAAGCCAGCGACAATCGTACTGATCGACTTTAGCAGCAGCATGAAAGCAGAGTGGCAGCAGTCCCTAGAAGCCGCGAAGCAACTAACAGGAGGTGCCGGCGATAGAGTCGGTGTGGTTGTGTTTAACTACCAGATCTTCGATTTCGCCAATGGTCGAGAAGCCACAAACAAATTGCTTGAGCGATTGGCTACTCTTAAACCCCGCATGGACGGAACGGCACTTTACGATACGCTGATCGAGGTAGCGAACTCGGCGAAAGATCCGAACACCGTATTGATTTTTCTCAGCGACGGCAAGGATAACGAAAGCCACAACACACCTGAACAAACGATAGATTTATTTCTGAAGAATCGGTGGCCTCCGGTTTTTGGTCTCGTGCTCGATTATTCGGATGACGAGAAACGGCGGGGATACTTCAAGAAGGTTGTTACCGAAACCGGAGGAATCCTTGCGCATCCGTCGTCAGCGTCGGGAGTTGCGGAAGCTGCAAGTCAGTTGTGGTCCACCATAGACGCGCCTTTCACGGTTGTACTGCAAGCGTCGCAGCCTGTGCTGAAGCCTGAGAAGCTAAAGATTGAGATGATAGGGCCGAATGGGAATTCGGGGCACCGGACGGAAATTGTTCACGTTTCTATGATTTCCGGTTGTGATGCGACAGCACCTCCGGTAACTAACTGAAGCCAGTTAGATGCCGCAAGATCGCATGTAACAGCTCGGGGTCTTAACGTCGGAGGTTCTTTTGTCGGGGGGTGCGGTCCCTCGTCTGATGCAGGACAAAGATGACTTCATGGTCCAGTGATCGCCGACTTGACTGCGGGTGTTCCGCCTGTAACCGCCTATTCTGATCTTTGACGAAGGTTCGCCTTCACCGCCGGATTACTTCTGAATGGTCCACCATCCAAATCGGAACCCCGGGGGGGCAACAGTGCCAAACAACTTCTACTTCGCCCAGGCGGTCACCCATTGGAGCGTTTGATCCGCCCAGGGTTTCGAGTTCAGCATTGCGGAGGCGATATACAGGAACGCAAGAAGTGAGATCGAGGCGATAACGTGGGAGCGGATCAGCCGGCCCCGATAAAAGTCCCAGCCTAGCATCAACGAAACAAGGAGAATGTTGCCGTTGAAAAAGTAGATGAAAAACGGTAAGCCAGGTTGCGGATTCCAGGCTGGAACAGCGTAGCCAATGAGGCGGCTGAACCCGGGATCGGCTAGGGCAACGGTGGAAAGAATCATGAACCGTTTGTGGGTAGCAGGATCCCTGCGCCTGGCAATGCCGAGTGCAAGGAGAAGAAGAAAGCCGCCGACGTCGACCACGTGAATGGCTTCGAAGGGTACGGGGATTGGGCCATGTGCCCTTACCTGCGCCATGATTACGGTGTAATCCGCGACGGGGCCCATGACGGCCATGAGACAGGCCCATGCGACCAGTAACCAGCCCAACCTGCGGTGAAGGTCCACGCGGTTGCGGACGACGAAGAGAACCTGCGCGGTGAGCAGGAACATCCAGATGGTGAAGACAGCCGCATGAAGGTGCAGGGCGAGTGGCGGGTTTTGGTGAAGGAAGTTCCGGGCGTCCATCCCAAAGCCTAGGGCCATGCCTACCCAAAGAACACCGAGGTAGACGGCAGAAGGAATCCGATCTTCCCGTGTATTCCATTTTCCGCGAACATGCCACTTCCAGCGCGAGACGTTCTCCACCGGTGACCTCCAGTTGATTTGGGGAAGCTGGAGCATCGCAGGGCGCTAAGGTGGTTGTCAACGGATATCGAACGAGTTCTGGGTGTATGACCGCCCGTAAACGGTGATCACGGTGGTGTCACCGGCCACTCTTCCCTAGCCCGCCTAGGAAAGAGTGCGCCACAATTCGCCCGTACAGTCGAAATCGTGGATCCATGCAGAAGTTATGAAAGGCAACCGCAGTCACGCGTGGCACGCTGCGCCATCCAAGAGCACGAAAAGCCGGGGGAGATCGTGCTTTCCCAGGTCCCAAAATCGGGACGTGGGGCACCCAATTTCTGAGAACGTATTTGGATTCTGCGCG
It encodes:
- a CDS encoding alpha/beta hydrolase-fold protein — encoded protein: MKLLPRASALVFLASAIVGFAQVPAAPQTPPAAARPTFPTRDAHTPGYVDAKQLPDGTVPPADADGNFIIGPTHPSAPEMSAPDLANGSVVEFTMNSADSKYYPGIARDKGTFGTSDPNDPAKLIITTSHPAPYTRKVAVYVPKAYVPGSVAPFIVGADGTDRMLFTALDSMIAAHKLPAMIAISIGNGSGDAQGSERGLEYDTMSGRYAEFVENEVLPRVESEAHVKLTHDPDGRATMGGSSGGSCALIMAWYHPDLYHRVLTYSGTYVNQQWPYDPKSPHGAWEFHEHLIPESKRMPIRIWMEVGDRDLFNPNVMHDNMHDWVEANERMAKVLAAKKYHYQFVFAVNAGHVDRAVKAQTLPEALEYVWQGYKAKGAK
- a CDS encoding serine hydrolase, which encodes MSRRIIIATVIASVCLAASGTTGLAQANDEAATKARLEQIANSYTPNHAFMGTVLVVEGDHVLLDKGYAMASLEWQVPNTPETKFRLGSLTKQFTATLILLLQQDGKLSISDPISKYLPDSPPAWAKITLANLLGHTSGIPSFTGFKEFHTWSMSAHTPDEEIALFRDKPLDFEPGSKFDYSNSNFIVLGVVVEKVSGKKYVDLLRERIFDPLGMKDTGLDSDELVLPKRAVGYMPGPHGVEVARSESMSIPWSAGAIYSTTGDLLKWEHGLFGGKVLSADSLKLMTTPGKGDYGLGVFIANRDGVRVVSHGGGIEGFNTNLMYAPEKQIAVVVLSNVNGGAPDSMGNQLMDTVLGKPVVLATERKAVPITKEELAKFAGVYDLAPTFSLTIAVSGDHLTGQGTGQPSTNLMYQGVKDGHPTFFVAQVGADIEFVPDASGAITSLILHQGGQNIPAKKH
- a CDS encoding vWA domain-containing protein, translating into MELRHGWRLLAIACGVFFFGTLGSFGQECRVTTTVRVRSDPGTSAVSLTSEQLTAKIGANPARVISVTNAQKPATIVLIDFSSSMKAEWQQSLEAAKQLTGGAGDRVGVVVFNYQIFDFANGREATNKLLERLATLKPRMDGTALYDTLIEVANSAKDPNTVLIFLSDGKDNESHNTPEQTIDLFLKNRWPPVFGLVLDYSDDEKRRGYFKKVVTETGGILAHPSSASGVAEAASQLWSTIDAPFTVVLQASQPVLKPEKLKIEMIGPNGNSGHRTEIVHVSMISGCDATAPPVTN
- a CDS encoding ATP-binding protein, which translates into the protein MLSPTLTAPVCPTPAETIAAALDRVGPLQGLPFEDRLWLAQHGEEIVGQPGDILFEEGQPADRMILILKGEIHVRRQRGGPMELFIGRAGQMTGLLPFSRMKTSGGQGFAVTPVWALLIRKETFPEMLAAIPSMTQRVVSTLLDRVREVTRIEQQAEKLNALGKLAGNLAHELNNPASAAQRAASSLVMELRSNRENRFKLVNLCLSDEQIQGVEAWEQKVLSRSSRHDPRDTGQQIQLEEDLRAWLTALPCDGAWEVAAQLAEQRTHVSDLEELRTLIGANETCISLQYFARYLRSTRSVDTLLNSTARIFDLISAVKAYSYMDRAPILEVDVAAGLDATIQMLQSRMQNIEIERNYEPDLPRISAYGSELNQVWTALIENALDALSESGNGGKLRLTCRLEGEMMLVEIWDTGPGIPPELQDRIFEPFFTTKAPGQGLGLGLDNAMRIVRKHRGHLSVRSDPGSTCFRVRLPLDQLQAY